Part of the Triticum urartu cultivar G1812 chromosome 2, Tu2.1, whole genome shotgun sequence genome, gacaaagagctcatcgtaaacggttacgttgatgcaagctttgacactgatccggacgattctaaatcgcaaaccggatacgtgttcacattgaacggtggagctgtcagttggtgcagttctaaacaaagcattgtggcgggatctacgtgtgaagcagagtacatagctgcttcggaagcagcaaatgaaggagtctggatgaaggagttaatatcctatctaggtgtaatacctagtgcatcgggtccaatgaaaatcttttgtgacaatactggcgcaattgccttggcgaaggaatccagatttcacaagagaaccaagcacatcaagagacgcttcaattccatccgggatttagtccaggtgggagacatagaaatttgcaagatacatacagatctgaatgttgcagacccattgactaagcctcttccacgagcaaaacatgatcaacaccaaggctccatgggtgttagaatcattactgtgtaatctagattattgactctagtccaagtgggagactgaaggaaatatgccctataggcaataataaagttattatttatttccttatatcatgataaatgtttattattcatgctagaattgtattaaccggaaacataatacatgtgtgaatacatagacaaacagagtgtcactagtatgcctctacttgactagctcgttgatcaaagatggttaagtttcctaaccattgacatgggttgtcatttgattaacgggatcacaccattaggagaatgatgtgattgacttgacccattccgttagcttagcacccgatcgtttagtatgttgctattgctttcttcatgacttatacatgttcctatgactatgagattatggaactcccgtttactggaggaacactttgtgtgctaccaaacgtcacaacgtaactgggtgattataaatgtgctctacaggtgtctccgaaggtacttgttgggttggcttatttcaagattaggatttgtcactcgattgtcggagaggtatctctgggccctctcggtaatgcacatcatttaagccttgcaagcattgcaactaatgagttatttgtgggatgatgtattacggaacgagtaaagagacttgccggtaacgagattgaactaggtattgcgataccgacgatcgaatctcgggcaagcaacataccgatgacaaagggaacaacgtatgttgttatgcggtctgaccgataaagatcttcgtagaatatgtgggagccaatatgaacatccaggctccgctattggttattgaccggagacgtgtctcggtcatgtctacatagttctcgaacctgtagggtccgcacgcttaacgtttcgatgacagttatattatgagtttatatgttttgatgtaccaaaggttgttcggagtcccggatgtgatcacggacatgacgaggagtctcgaaatggtcgagacatgaagattgatatattggaagcctatgtttggatatcggaagtgttccgggtgaaatcgggattttaccggagtaccgggaggttaccggaaccccccggggacttaatggaccttagtgggccttggtggaaagataggagaggcggccagggcatgggccgtgccccctcccctagtctgaataggacaaggagagggggcggcgccccccttccttcttctcctccacctctttcccctctctctcctagtccaacaaggaaagggggggagtcctactcccggtaggagtaggaatcctcctggcgcgcccctctctaggccggccgcaccccccttgctcctttatatacgggggcaagggggcaccctagagacacaacaattgatcgtttgatcttttagccgtgtgcggtgccccctccaccatagtccacctcgataatactgtagcggtgcttaggcgaagccctgcgtcggtagaacatcatcatcgtcaccacgccgtcgtgctgacgaaactctccctcaacattcggctggatcggagttcgagggacgtcatcgggctgaacgtgtgctgaactcggaggtgccgtacgttcggtacttgatcggtcggatcatgaagacgtacgactacatcaaccgcgttgtgctaatgcttccgctttcggtctacgagggtacatggacaacactctcccctctcgttgctatgcatcaccatgatcttgcgtgtgcgtaggaatttttttgaaataactACATTCCCCGACACTAATTGCTAAAATCTGCccacaactaaaattgggaaaatgttagatttttatttggtcaagtagtctaatcagccccctctagacatacttttgatcctacacaAAGTTGTCACAATCGCCCGATCACACGAATCTAGGGTTTACCCCAAAGCTACAAAGGTGGAGGACGGAGAGCATCACCTTAATGCTGCTATCCGGAAGGGAACAATGCTCAAGAGCGTAGTCGTTGCGAGCTCTGGCACGACTAGAGACAAGGCTTTCACCTGGACAAACCCTACAAGCTCTGCACCATGGTGGCGTAGATTTGGGTCGAGCCCTGTTTGGTCCCCATAGTGAGCCCGAGGCTGCAACCACCTAGATCGATCGACCGTGGTGCGTTGGAGCATCACACAAAAAAGACGTTCGCTCTCAAAAGGGAAGGTCATAGCTGACTAGGCCCCGCCGCATCAAACACCATCTAGCTACTAGGTCGCCACAACAACCACCACACATGTTGGAGCACCGTCCATGGGTCGCCACAACAACCACTGCACACGTTGGAGCACCATCCGAGGCCGACCATCGTGCAATCCATCACAGGGGTGTGTGCACCCGAGCAAGGTAGCGTGAAGGGAAACTCACGCCCCTTACGACAAcaaggggaggggagaggagaTGGGTTGTTGCCGGTTGCCAAGGTTCCTACCCAAGCCGCGTAAAAGGAGCGATACAGGAGCCTTTTTCGTACATTCATTGACAAAAAATTGGGAGATAATTTCGCTTCTTCCACCCTGTGCACGAACCAAGGATGCACACATGCTTTTTAGAATACGAGTACCTAGGTGCATGGGCACCTAGGCCGTTTATGGCAAGCCATTTTTATTAGTGCATGGCGTGCAATCAATGAAACATTAGCTTTCCATCTTTTATTTGCATGCACTGCTGTCAATAATTGCTTTCCAAAAAATATTATGTTGATTTCCTAGCAATAATCCCTTTCCAAATATTATGTTGACGTATTATACCTCATATAAATATACACATACTCAGACTATTATATCTAACAAAAATATATACGTACCATAAGTATTGTGTAATGAAAAATATACATATTCCCGTCGTATTATATGTACTAAGAATATACACATACTTGCTGTATTATACAAAAAGATTATGGATATACCTCGGGTATCTCAAATACCTACTAACAAGACGTAATGAATATATCTAGATATATCATGAGTATGTAGATACCTAAAAAATATCATGAGTATGTATGTAAATCTGGTATGTATATACTTAAATGGTGTACGTACTTCAAATCATTGACACATGCCGATGTATCAAATACCCGCTAATGAGACACAATGTACGATATACTCACAAATCTCCTTGTATATACCCAGCAAACTTAAAAATAAAACAGTATACCCAatgtgtatgcgcgtgtatatacCTACGTGAAAAAGGGTAGGAAAATATTTTAGGCACCCCGTCAACATGTAGAAAGTAAAAATCTGATTGCGTATATACCTCGGTACATGAAATATGGCATCCATAGGTATCTAATATCGGAAGTGATAAAATCGTAGGAAAGAAAAATGCTATCTTAATTTGGAATAATAAATGTTGTATGTGTCCAGCCAACCATGCAACATACGTCAGATCATACAAATATGAAAAAAAAATCTATGTATACCCAAGGACATTTTCTCTCTTCAATTTGTATTACTAACGTCTCTCAACAAGGAAGGATGTCATGCATGGGTATTTTTTTGCATGCTAAAAAAGTGTTAACATGCATGGCGTGTTGGACCATATTTAATGGTATCCATTTATGGTTATCTTTATAACTCTTTCCAAACTACGTAATTATTTCCAAATCAGTAATCTGTGATGGATTGACCTTTAACGCAATCGAACGGTGGAAAGGCAAGGAGGCTGGGCACCTAGGTGTCCCAAATGGCCGTCCTATATATATTGGTCTCATCAAGTCTAGTCCATATGAAAATTTGAAATACGAGTAACTAGGATTATTATATTAGTTACTGGACTGGTGCATGCAGTTCTCCACCACATATCAAGCATGATCCTCATTACTCCTATAAAGAATGTTGAACTACCTGCCCTCCTGGGGGACATCCTCACCGCCACCGTCAACCATCGTCGGTCGAAGAAGAAGGCGAAACACTTACCTGCTCATCGATAAAGAATCTTTTCGACATGGACAAATCGACGAGGGTGAGGGTGGCGGGAGTTCAGGCCGTGGAGCAAAGAGGGCTAAATAGGCAAGGCAAACAGCGAGAGCCGAGAGGTGACCGAATTATTGGCCCCGCCGATTTTTTGAAGAAGCACGTGAACTCGTGCCATCTCCCCGCTCGACGAGCTTGACGTCGCGTTCCCCTTCTTTGCACGCGGAGAGCTTGGCCGAGTGAAAATGGTCGATTTGACCGTTCCTGCCAGCCTGGCCGAGAGGTTCAGGATACCGAACACACACACGCCTACGGTATGTGAGCTGATACTTGATAAGGTGAAATACTCATTTTTCCTGACCAGTCTACCTTATCAGCCTTGGATTTGGACTAGGCTCCACATTAACATCCGGCCAAAGTAGCACCCCGCATAATTTCTTGTGGAACGTCAGTAGTAACCTTTCACCACCGCAACGTTTAATAGGATTATCTGACGGCACAGCGTTAGGACAAAACAAGCATTGTACACTTACGTACGCACCCACCTCCACACAATTCCGTATGCTCCAAACTCTCGACAGGGAAACGGAACCCCTCTGGCCCAGACCATTTTCTTATCAGGTGAGACTGTGAGAGCGTGACGTCTCTTTTTTTCCTTCTCATCCATCTCGCCCTGCCCGCAATGGGGGGCGGGCGATGGCGGGACGGCGACCGGTAGGTGCCATGTCAATTCCTGCCGCGATTCGTGCGTACGCATGTAGACACGGACGTAGCCTGGGATCGGATATACAACAAATAAACCGGAGCGTACACGGCCAAAACCCGAGCCCAAGAGATCCAGTTGTTTACTCGCGGCCTGATCCTCGATCATTTTGCTCGCTGTATGGCCGAGGACGTGCTGGTTGCTGTATGGATTTGTATGTACAGATGGGAAATGTCGTATCCTGTACCGGTCGCGGTCGCTTCTTTTTGATGGGCAGCGACCCGGCGAGAAAGGATTCCGGATTTCTGGCCCAGGCCGCGCCAGATCTCCGGTTCCAGGCCGTCGCACGAGCACCACAGACCGCAGCCCCTCTCGCCCGCACGGCGCACACGGCACACACACGACACGATCGCGGGAAGCCCCCGACACCTGGGCAGGGCAGCCCTCCCCCTAGGAGCCATCATCATTGCCCCAATAATTCACTCCCCGCACCGGACGCCGatcgccaccaccaccaccaccagtagAGGGCGCGCGGCGCGCCAATAATAGGGGCGCGAGCATGGCGTCCCAGCGCTGAAACACACTGCACGCTGGTTGGTCAGTGGCCACTGGCCGGCCACCGCACGCGCGCACCCACGCTTCGATCGAGCACGAGCACGCCGATGTCCATGCGCGACCGCCGCGCCTCCGCCGTGTCCCCGTCGCTGCGCTTCCTCGGCTTCATCAAGCAGCCGGATGACGCCGGCGCTGCCGACCAGGAGCTCGAGCTCGACGAGCGCGACGTAGTCTGGTCGTCGTCCCCCTCCTTCTCCTCGGCCTCCACCGCCTCGTCGCCCTCGCCCACGCCGTCCCCGTCCGGGGGAAGCCACCGCTGGCCCCTCTCCTCCCGCGCCTTCCCGTCCGGCGGCGCCGGCCTGTCGTCGCTCATCGCCGACGAGGACAGCCGCTCGCCCAGCGCGGCCATCCCGGCCGCGGCCCGACGGGAGAGGCAGCCGCGCTCCCAGCCGTACCACCAGTCTGCGCCGGTGGCCGTGCCTGCCTGGTCCAAGGCGACGGCGGACAGGCGACGCCGGGAGGCGGAGCAAGAGGCCGCtgacgaggaggacgaggacgacgacgaacTCATGGTGCCGCCGCACGAGATGGCCGCGcgccgggccgcggcggcggcgtcggTGATGGAGGGCGCCGGGCGGACGCTGAAGGGGCGCGACCTCCGGCGCATGCGCAACGCCGTGTGGCGTACCACCGGCTTCCTCGACCTGTGAAAAAGGACGCTCCTTTGGAGGTTTCTCTCGCTGCCCACGTCACTCCAATTCATGGTGTAGTATTCGTTACAGAAAATGTGGATCTTTTGTTGCTACGTTTGGGATTCTAGGCGAAATATTTTGATGTATGTACTACTAGTAAATTaacaagtggttatgtttttcTAGAAGAAAAGATGCTGATCACGGAGCAATTAAATAAGGTCTAAATGGCTAGATTGAACTTGCAACTAACCACAATAGCCACTGGGCTACAATTGCTTTATGATCTGTACAATTTTTTCTGTAAAAAGTTTAAAACGTCTTATAAAAACAAACGGAGGAAGTACTTACTACTGAGCTTCATTTAGAAGGGAAGAAAAAGATTTGCAGAAGGTAAGTAAAATGTATTGCATGGTAGAAACATGTATGAGTGTAAATGTTGTACTCTCTCTGTTTATTTTTATAAGACGTTTAGACAATTCAGACAGCCCACAGAATAGTTCAGTGTCAGCTGTTCAAAACGTCTTATGAAAGTGAACGGAAAGAGTGTCTATTTTTATAATTGGAAAGACCACAACACATTTTACCAGTCGTACGTGTACATTGTGATTAGCAGAGTGCTTTTATCTGGTGTTGCACTAGTACTCTATCCAGGGTCTCCGTTACCAGCTGCAGGTGAAGAATCCTCTTTCTCATTGACACACTCTAATGGATTTGATTTACAATCATGTTGATGCTAATTTTGATCCTTTTACTGTTAAATCCTGTTTTGGTGCTATCATTCGGGACAGCGCTGATTGCCTTTTTTTTTCTGCTTGGAATTGACTGGAAGGGTGCTCAGATGGAACCGAAGTTAAACTGTTATCTTGTTGAGAGCATCTCTGATGGTTGTGAGATAACTGTTGCTAAAATTTGCTAGTTCTTTTTCTTTATAAAGATGTCTCTCCCTCCGATTTCATTTAGTAGAAACTACAATGTCTTaaatctagtagaataaaagaaTAAAAGCAGCATATGCTATATATGACCTAGAGCATCCGAAGATCCACCTTCAGCGCATCATCAACCAGGCTTGTACTCATGGATATACCCATACCCCACCCGTTTATACTCACATGTGAACCTTACCCGTGAAGTGTGTCGTGAGCTTGTGAACCTATGTTAAAGTTGTCACCAATTGTCAATTTAAATTAAGATAATTGTTATGTATTCATCTATCTGTTATTGAGTTGAGATAAATATTATTTTTGATCAAATGTGATACCGATGAATGTAAAATTGTGAATATCGTGTGTACTATTTAATCTAACCATTGGGTACCacatgtgaatttggtatcctttcgatattttgataatatGTATGTTGTTGCTTTCTTTAgaggtgtcatgtgaacatcgactacatgacacttcaccatgctTGGGCCTAACAGAAGGCATTgtggagtaataagtagat contains:
- the LOC125539227 gene encoding uncharacterized protein LOC125539227, producing MSMRDRRASAVSPSLRFLGFIKQPDDAGAADQELELDERDVVWSSSPSFSSASTASSPSPTPSPSGGSHRWPLSSRAFPSGGAGLSSLIADEDSRSPSAAIPAAARRERQPRSQPYHQSAPVAVPAWSKATADRRRREAEQEAADEEDEDDDELMVPPHEMAARRAAAAASVMEGAGRTLKGRDLRRMRNAVWRTTGFLDL